From a region of the Pseudanabaena sp. ABRG5-3 genome:
- a CDS encoding FitA-like ribbon-helix-helix domain-containing protein has product MSTITIHQLEPDIAQQLEQRAAQHGRTIELEIKAILKSVLAPKKPSNTDLATAINRRFADFGDFEIPEIPREPMRSLPTFDMGDL; this is encoded by the coding sequence ATGTCAACCATCACTATTCATCAACTAGAGCCAGACATTGCCCAACAGCTAGAACAACGCGCCGCCCAACATGGGCGCACCATCGAGCTTGAAATTAAGGCAATTCTCAAAAGCGTATTAGCGCCCAAAAAGCCAAGCAATACTGACCTCGCCACTGCCATTAATAGACGCTTTGCAGACTTTGGAGACTTTGAAATTCCCGAAATTCCTAGAGAACCCATGCGTTCCTTACCAACATTTGACATGGGCGATCTATGA
- a CDS encoding type II toxin-antitoxin system HicB family antitoxin, with the protein MNCNYSISIQWSEEDHKFIAHLPEFGPYAHTHGDTYTIALENALEVLELLIEDYTARHKPLPTPRIIKKSDFIAA; encoded by the coding sequence ATGAATTGTAACTACAGCATTTCTATCCAATGGTCAGAAGAAGACCACAAATTTATCGCTCACCTACCCGAATTTGGTCCATACGCCCACACTCACGGCGACACCTACACGATCGCCCTAGAAAACGCTCTAGAAGTTTTGGAATTACTAATCGAAGATTACACCGCTCGTCACAAACCCTTACCAACACCACGCATCATTAAAAAATCCGACTTCATTGCCGCTTGA
- a CDS encoding type II toxin-antitoxin system VapC family toxin, producing the protein MKIVLDTNVLSELMKPQGLQTVKSWVAAQPRENLFTTSINQAEILGGIAIMPEGKRSKALQESAQAMFNEDFAGQILFFDSDSANCFAQITSDRRKKGKPIAQADALIASICLANNAAIVTRNVDDFLDCQITIINPWNY; encoded by the coding sequence ATGAAAATTGTTCTTGATACCAACGTCTTGTCAGAACTGATGAAGCCCCAAGGTTTACAAACAGTCAAATCTTGGGTTGCTGCCCAGCCTAGAGAAAACCTATTTACCACCAGTATTAACCAAGCCGAGATCCTTGGCGGCATCGCTATTATGCCCGAAGGTAAACGTAGCAAAGCTTTACAAGAATCTGCACAGGCTATGTTTAATGAAGACTTCGCGGGACAGATTTTATTTTTTGACTCAGACTCAGCAAACTGTTTTGCTCAAATCACAAGCGATCGCCGCAAAAAAGGGAAACCAATAGCTCAAGCTGACGCTCTGATTGCCTCTATATGTCTAGCTAATAATGCAGCGATCGTAACTCGCAATGTTGACGATTTCCTAGATTGTCAAATCACAATCATTAATCCTTGGAATTATTGA